The Streptomyces griseiscabiei genomic sequence GCGGAGAGCAGATACGGCAGCAGCAGGGCGTTGACGATGAACCCCGCCCGGTCCGGGGCCTGGACGGCGGTCTTGCCCAGTTGCTCGACGGCGAAGCGGCGGACCCGCTCGACGGTGTCGGCGCCGGTGGTGAGGGCGGGGATGATCTCCACCAGCGCCTGGACGGGCACGGGGTTGAAGAAGTGCAGTCCCACCACACGGTCCGGCCGTCCGGTGACGGTGGCCAGGTCGGTCAGCGGGATGGAGGACGTGTTGCTGGCGAGGATCGCGTCACCGTCACCGAGGACCTTGTCCACGTCCCGGAAGAGGGCGCACTTCAGGTCGCGGTCCTCCACGGCGGCCTCGACGACCAGGTCACGGTCGGCGAGGTCGCCGAGGTCCGTGGAGAAGGACAACCGGGCGAGGGCACGGTCGCGTTCGTCGCCCGTGAGTCTGCTGCGGCGTACGGCCCTGTCGAGGGAGGCCTCGATCCGGCGGCGCCCGGCGTCGAGCGCCGCCGGGCCGGCCTCGACCACCAGTACGTCCGGTCCGGCGCGGGCCACCGTCTCGGCGATGCCGGAGCCCATGAGGCCGCAGCCGAGAACACCCACGTGTGAGACAGCGGTCATGCCAGTGCTCTCCGTTCCGGATCGTTCGCCCGTGCCATCCGGCCGCGCAGACTGAAGCCGGGCTCGGCGGCGTCCTCGGG encodes the following:
- a CDS encoding 3-hydroxybutyryl-CoA dehydrogenase, whose translation is MTAVSHVGVLGCGLMGSGIAETVARAGPDVLVVEAGPAALDAGRRRIEASLDRAVRRSRLTGDERDRALARLSFSTDLGDLADRDLVVEAAVEDRDLKCALFRDVDKVLGDGDAILASNTSSIPLTDLATVTGRPDRVVGLHFFNPVPVQALVEIIPALTTGADTVERVRRFAVEQLGKTAVQAPDRAGFIVNALLLPYLLSAVRMVQSGTATAEDIDHGMELGCAHPMGPLRLLDLIGLDTAQAIAESLYEEHAEPLYAPPPLLRRMVAAGRLGRKSGQGFYAYPAA